From a single Paenibacillus sp. FSL W8-0426 genomic region:
- the clpC gene encoding ATP-dependent protease ATP-binding subunit ClpC — translation MMFGRFTERAQKVLALAQEEAVRLGHNNIGTEHILLGLIREGEGIAAKALIGLGLGLEKIQDEVETLIGRGQEQPTNIAYTPRAKKVIELSMDEARKLGHTYVGTEHILLGLIREGEGVAARVLNNLGISLNKARQQVLQLLGSSEAVSSHNGAPANVSTPTLDSLARDLTAYAKENNLDPVIGRSKEIERVIQVLSRRTKNNPVLIGEPGVGKTAIAEGLAQKIINNEIPETLRDKRVMTLDMGSVVAGTKYRGEFEDRLKKIMDEIRQAGNIVLFIDELHTLIGAGGAEGAIDASNILKPALARGELQCIGATTLDEYRKYIEKDAALERRFQPITVDQPSPEEAIQILHGLRDRYEAHHRVKITDEAIVQAVKLSDRYITDRFLPDKAIDLIDEAGSKVRLNSYTIPPNLKQLEGRLEDIRKEKDAAVQSQEFEKAAALRDTEQKIREELDLTKNQWKEKQGRTDSEVTPEDIAQVVANWTGIPVNKLKEEETQRLLNLEQILHERVIGQDEAVKSVSRAVRRARAGLKDPKRPMGSFIFLGPTGVGKTELARALAEAMFGDENAVIRIDMSEYGEKHSTARLVGAPPGYVGYEEGGQLTEKVRRKPYSVVLLDEVEKAHPEVFNILLQVLEDGRLTDSKGRVVDFRNTLIILTSNVGAEAIKRNSTLGFTAVMDAGADYSNMKGKVMDELKKSFRPEFLNRIDEIIVFHSLEEKHIAEIVSLMSEELRKRLRDYDVDFELTDSAKAFLAKAGFDPAYGARPLRRAIQKHIEDRLSEELLTGSVKKGDSLLIDEKDGELSVTKKEIAPANEEIETK, via the coding sequence ATGATGTTTGGAAGATTTACGGAACGGGCCCAGAAGGTGCTCGCACTCGCGCAGGAAGAAGCTGTCCGTCTCGGTCACAATAACATCGGTACAGAGCATATTTTGCTCGGCCTCATTCGAGAAGGCGAAGGCATTGCGGCCAAAGCGCTGATCGGCCTGGGACTCGGATTGGAAAAAATTCAAGATGAAGTAGAGACGCTGATTGGCCGCGGCCAGGAGCAGCCTACGAACATTGCATATACGCCTCGTGCGAAAAAAGTGATCGAATTGTCCATGGATGAGGCACGCAAGCTGGGCCACACTTATGTGGGCACAGAACATATTTTGCTTGGTCTGATCCGCGAGGGTGAAGGCGTTGCGGCACGTGTGCTCAACAATTTGGGTATTAGCCTCAACAAGGCTCGTCAGCAAGTATTGCAATTGCTTGGCAGCAGCGAAGCGGTATCCAGCCATAATGGAGCACCTGCGAACGTTAGCACGCCAACGCTGGACAGCTTGGCCCGCGATTTGACGGCATACGCGAAAGAAAACAACCTTGATCCGGTTATTGGCCGCAGCAAGGAAATCGAACGCGTAATTCAGGTGTTGAGCCGCCGCACCAAAAACAACCCGGTATTGATCGGGGAGCCGGGCGTAGGTAAAACGGCGATTGCCGAAGGCCTTGCCCAAAAAATCATCAATAACGAAATTCCGGAAACGCTGCGAGACAAACGCGTAATGACTCTGGATATGGGTTCGGTCGTTGCAGGTACGAAATACCGGGGCGAATTCGAAGATCGTTTGAAAAAAATCATGGACGAAATTCGTCAGGCAGGCAACATCGTGCTGTTCATTGACGAGCTGCACACCCTGATTGGTGCAGGTGGAGCCGAAGGCGCCATCGATGCTTCCAACATCCTGAAACCGGCGCTGGCACGCGGTGAGCTGCAATGCATCGGGGCAACAACGCTGGATGAGTACCGCAAATACATCGAGAAAGACGCTGCGTTGGAGCGCCGTTTCCAACCGATTACGGTGGATCAGCCTTCTCCGGAAGAAGCCATTCAAATTTTGCACGGCTTGCGTGATCGTTACGAAGCGCATCACCGCGTGAAAATTACGGATGAGGCCATTGTACAGGCCGTGAAACTGTCCGATCGGTATATTACGGATCGTTTCCTGCCGGACAAAGCGATTGACCTGATTGACGAAGCGGGTTCCAAAGTAAGGCTGAACTCGTATACCATTCCGCCGAATCTGAAACAGCTGGAAGGCCGTCTTGAAGATATCCGCAAGGAGAAAGACGCAGCCGTCCAAAGCCAGGAATTCGAAAAAGCGGCAGCGCTGCGCGATACTGAACAAAAAATTCGCGAAGAACTGGATCTGACCAAAAACCAATGGAAAGAAAAACAGGGACGCACCGATTCCGAAGTAACACCGGAAGACATCGCTCAAGTCGTAGCGAACTGGACCGGCATTCCGGTGAACAAGCTGAAAGAAGAAGAAACTCAGCGTTTGCTGAATCTGGAGCAAATTTTGCATGAACGCGTCATCGGTCAGGATGAAGCCGTTAAATCCGTGAGCCGTGCCGTACGCCGCGCACGTGCCGGTCTGAAAGATCCGAAGCGTCCAATGGGCTCCTTCATCTTCCTCGGTCCAACCGGGGTCGGTAAAACCGAGCTGGCTCGTGCCTTGGCAGAAGCGATGTTCGGTGACGAAAATGCGGTAATCCGCATCGACATGTCCGAATATGGCGAGAAACACTCCACGGCTCGTCTGGTCGGAGCGCCCCCAGGATACGTTGGTTATGAAGAAGGCGGTCAGCTGACCGAGAAAGTGCGCCGCAAACCATATTCCGTCGTATTGCTGGACGAAGTTGAGAAGGCACACCCTGAAGTGTTCAACATCTTGCTGCAGGTGCTGGAGGATGGACGCCTGACCGATTCCAAGGGCCGGGTTGTCGACTTCCGCAATACCCTCATCATTCTGACATCCAATGTCGGAGCTGAAGCGATCAAACGCAATTCCACGCTCGGCTTCACCGCGGTTATGGATGCGGGCGCCGATTACAGCAACATGAAGGGCAAAGTGATGGATGAGCTGAAGAAAAGCTTCCGTCCGGAGTTCTTGAACCGGATCGACGAAATCATCGTATTCCATTCTCTCGAAGAGAAACATATCGCCGAGATCGTTTCTCTTATGAGCGAAGAACTGCGCAAACGTCTGCGTGATTACGATGTGGACTTCGAATTGACGGATTCGGCCAAAGCGTTCCTGGCTAAAGCAGGCTTTGATCCCGCTTACGGTGCACGTCCATTGCGCCGGGCCATTCAGAAGCACATCGAGGATCGTCTGTCCGAAGAATTGCTCACAGGCAGCGTAAAGAAAGGCGATTCGTTGTTGATTGATGAAAAAGACGGCGAGCTGTCGGTTACGAAAAAGGAAATTGCTCCTGCCAATGAGGAAATCGAAACCAAATAA
- a CDS encoding protein arginine kinase gives MPSLRFTEQALSDWMRSDAADSEIVISSRVRIARNLQHYPFPMLATNQQSEEVLNKLSEVLQHDDIRAFANFHTLELADVPDLDKRVLVEKHLISPSLASESRNGAVILSEDESISIMINEEDHLRIQCLYPGFQVKEAWERASSIDDAFEAHVDYAFDDRRGYLTSCPTNVGTGVRASVMMHLPALVMTQQIGRILTAVSQVGLTVRGIYGEGSEAMGNLFQISNQITLGQTEQEVIDNLHGVVLQIIEHERTARKRLMTDSRLRITDRVMRSYGILSYAAVMDSKEAAQRLSDVRLGVDLGLLDGLSIPVMNELNVMTQPGFLQKTFGEDMRADERDIYRAQLIRDTISTTKNS, from the coding sequence ATGCCTAGTCTGCGCTTCACGGAACAGGCACTAAGCGACTGGATGCGAAGCGATGCAGCCGATTCCGAAATCGTCATCAGCAGCCGCGTTCGAATCGCCCGCAACCTGCAGCACTATCCGTTTCCGATGCTGGCTACCAACCAGCAATCCGAAGAAGTGCTGAACAAACTGAGCGAAGTGCTTCAACATGATGATATTCGGGCTTTTGCCAATTTCCACACGTTGGAGTTGGCAGATGTCCCTGACCTTGATAAAAGGGTGCTCGTCGAGAAACATCTGATCAGTCCCAGCTTGGCGAGCGAGTCCAGAAATGGCGCCGTCATTCTGAGCGAGGATGAATCCATCAGCATCATGATTAACGAAGAGGACCATCTGCGCATCCAATGTCTTTATCCGGGATTTCAGGTGAAGGAAGCGTGGGAGAGGGCATCTTCGATCGATGATGCTTTTGAAGCCCATGTGGATTATGCCTTCGATGATCGAAGAGGTTATCTGACCAGCTGTCCGACGAATGTAGGCACAGGGGTCAGAGCATCGGTCATGATGCATCTGCCTGCACTGGTCATGACACAGCAGATTGGCCGTATTTTGACGGCCGTTTCCCAAGTGGGGCTTACCGTACGAGGCATCTATGGGGAAGGCAGTGAGGCGATGGGAAACCTGTTCCAGATTTCCAACCAGATTACGCTTGGACAGACGGAGCAGGAAGTCATCGACAATCTGCACGGCGTGGTGCTCCAAATTATCGAGCATGAACGTACAGCGAGAAAACGTTTGATGACGGACTCCAGGCTGCGAATCACGGATAGGGTGATGCGTTCTTACGGTATTTTGTCCTATGCGGCTGTCATGGATTCCAAAGAAGCGGCACAGCGCCTTTCCGACGTCAGGTTGGGTGTGGACCTTGGTCTCCTTGATGGATTGTCCATCCCCGTCATGAATGAGCTTAACGTCATGACGCAACCCGGCTTTTTGCAGAAAACGTTCGGGGAAGACATGCGAGCGGATGAACGGGACATCTACCGTGCGCAGCTGATTCGTGATACGATCAGTACAACCAAAAATTCCTAA
- a CDS encoding UvrB/UvrC motif-containing protein, translating to MLCQECNKRPATLHFTKIVNGEKTEFHICESCAREKGEIIPGTAGGFSIHNLLSGLLDFDPAGKNGSAGASSPQSLRCEECGMTYSQFSKIGRFGCSSCYKYFDSRLDPLFKRVHGSTSHVGKVPARAGGRIKLKRQIADLKKDLQESIAGEEFEAAAGIRDQIRELEKRLAQE from the coding sequence ATGCTGTGCCAGGAATGCAACAAACGTCCGGCGACACTTCATTTCACGAAAATCGTAAATGGAGAAAAGACGGAATTTCATATTTGCGAGTCATGTGCTCGCGAAAAAGGGGAGATTATCCCTGGAACAGCAGGCGGATTCTCGATTCACAACCTGTTGTCGGGGTTGCTTGATTTCGATCCTGCCGGCAAAAACGGCTCCGCAGGCGCATCCTCTCCACAATCGCTGAGATGCGAAGAGTGCGGAATGACCTATTCACAGTTTAGCAAAATCGGCCGATTCGGCTGCAGCTCATGTTATAAATATTTCGACAGTCGGCTGGATCCGTTATTCAAGCGGGTGCATGGCAGCACCTCTCATGTGGGTAAGGTCCCTGCGAGAGCGGGGGGACGCATCAAGCTGAAACGGCAAATCGCCGATCTGAAGAAGGACCTTCAGGAAAGCATTGCCGGAGAGGAATTCGAAGCCGCCGCGGGGATCCGCGATCAGATCCGGGAGCTTGAAAAACGGCTGGCTCAGGAGTAA
- a CDS encoding CtsR family transcriptional regulator, with protein sequence MRNISDVIEQYLKSILHESPEGMIEIQRNDLADQFSCVPSQINYVISTRFTLEKGYLVESKRGGGGYVRIQRIELPAHSDLHHHLHHSIGEEIGQTAAEGLIYQLEEARFLSKREAALMRAAMSREIIMVKLPYRDQIRARMLKAMIISLLGK encoded by the coding sequence ATGCGTAATATCTCTGATGTTATCGAACAATATCTGAAGAGTATTTTGCATGAAAGTCCCGAGGGGATGATTGAGATTCAGCGCAACGACCTTGCTGATCAATTCTCATGCGTGCCTTCGCAGATCAACTATGTCATCAGCACGCGTTTTACGCTCGAAAAAGGTTACCTGGTCGAAAGCAAACGTGGTGGCGGCGGTTATGTCCGGATACAACGGATCGAATTGCCCGCACATTCGGACCTACATCACCATTTGCACCATAGCATAGGCGAGGAGATCGGGCAGACGGCGGCTGAGGGGCTGATTTATCAACTTGAGGAAGCGCGTTTCCTGAGCAAGCGGGAGGCAGCTTTAATGCGTGCCGCGATGTCGAGGGAAATTATAATGGTCAAACTTCCTTACCGGGATCAAATTCGTGCCAGAATGTTGAAAGCAATGATCATCTCGTTGCTCGGTAAATAA
- a CDS encoding GNAT family N-acetyltransferase, giving the protein MDIRKLTTDDYEDSIALSQYAFQYVLTEEKKEKRRSQFNAQDTWGVYEGGQLGAKLHIVPFETYIHEKAFAMGGIAGVATWPEYRRKGWVASLLRHALKEMNRNKQSISFLHPFSFGFYRKYGWEAYIEYKKYRVPVTHLPAKKETPGAIRRGEPELELLDTIYQAYASRFNGTLVRDRNWWEYSVLTEGTSQKAVYYDAAKQPQGYVLYEVKDRKFTIDEMVCLNEEAKQGLWTFIANHDSMIEEVTLQAPASDDLAFRLDNPRIQQEIVPYFMARIVSVEQFVSQYPFADLDSPIRLMLQVQDEHAPWNEGVWELNIALNGTASIWKSSAETNANGQDVKVSIQTLTTMLLGYKRPSELLAMGRIEGNTESVAALERAIPNRETYLLDFF; this is encoded by the coding sequence ATGGACATTCGCAAATTAACGACAGATGACTACGAAGACAGCATTGCGCTCTCCCAGTATGCCTTTCAGTACGTTTTGACCGAAGAAAAGAAGGAGAAGCGGCGCAGTCAGTTTAATGCTCAGGACACATGGGGTGTATATGAAGGAGGACAACTGGGAGCGAAGCTCCACATTGTTCCTTTTGAGACCTATATTCATGAAAAGGCGTTTGCCATGGGCGGGATTGCGGGGGTTGCCACCTGGCCCGAATATCGACGCAAAGGATGGGTCGCCAGCTTATTGCGCCATGCGCTAAAAGAGATGAATCGCAACAAGCAAAGCATTTCGTTTTTACATCCATTTTCATTTGGCTTTTACCGCAAATACGGATGGGAAGCGTACATCGAATACAAGAAGTATCGAGTCCCGGTAACGCATCTGCCTGCAAAGAAGGAGACCCCTGGTGCGATTCGTCGGGGTGAGCCTGAGCTCGAACTGCTCGATACGATATACCAGGCTTACGCAAGCCGGTTTAACGGAACGCTCGTTCGGGATCGAAATTGGTGGGAGTACTCCGTATTGACGGAAGGTACCAGCCAGAAGGCCGTGTATTACGATGCAGCCAAACAACCGCAGGGCTACGTTTTATACGAGGTGAAGGATCGCAAGTTTACCATCGATGAGATGGTCTGCCTGAACGAAGAAGCGAAACAGGGGCTCTGGACATTCATTGCCAACCACGATTCCATGATTGAAGAGGTGACGCTTCAGGCGCCTGCGAGCGATGATCTTGCTTTTCGACTGGATAATCCGCGAATCCAGCAGGAGATCGTTCCATACTTTATGGCGCGAATCGTGAGCGTGGAGCAGTTTGTATCGCAGTACCCTTTTGCAGACCTGGATTCCCCGATTCGCCTTATGCTTCAAGTCCAGGACGAACATGCTCCGTGGAATGAGGGCGTATGGGAATTGAATATTGCGTTAAACGGCACGGCCTCCATCTGGAAGTCTTCTGCAGAAACGAACGCGAACGGCCAAGACGTCAAGGTCAGCATTCAGACGCTAACAACGATGCTTTTGGGCTATAAAAGACCTTCGGAGCTGTTGGCTATGGGTCGTATTGAAGGCAATACGGAGAGTGTGGCCGCACTGGAACGGGCCATTCCGAATAGGGAGACGTATCTGCTGGACTTTTTTTGA
- a CDS encoding molybdopterin-dependent oxidoreductase, with amino-acid sequence MKKWLNSARKGYGKKLVSIHAWNAWIVLILSVTGLMLVGAFWRELLGIGRIWLKWLHIVAGLMMLVPVGYYLLLAGKHWKQLRNKPWQRTNTIVVLTLLMGWILSGIVLWQFKLSGPRWSNAALLVHDALTWVGLPYMIYHSITRSKWLKEPSRRTIRPVTDDAISLPVSSTKAPPASKSQKSQYPENTVRQDTPQPVYTRRSFLKTAVGAGLAVTLGPTFVSWVGKNLNSSNSMEELLANDPNRMVPAPQPHSSSNPPIGGGAEGRFRVYTVTPIPSFSNENWSFRVDGLVEHAQSWNWEQFVKLQRTVQVSDFHCVTGWSVYKNTWEGIPLRHFLAQAKVQPEAHSVKFYSADGVYTDAITLDQAQMDDIMIAVMHDGKPIPADLGGPVRLIIPQMYAYKSVKWLNRIELISGEHIGYWEERGYDKDAWLTGAVARLPNIR; translated from the coding sequence TTGAAGAAGTGGTTGAATTCCGCCCGCAAAGGGTATGGCAAAAAGCTGGTCTCCATTCACGCCTGGAATGCCTGGATAGTGCTGATCCTTTCAGTTACTGGACTGATGCTTGTCGGGGCATTCTGGCGGGAATTGCTCGGCATCGGGCGGATATGGCTGAAATGGCTGCATATTGTCGCTGGTCTGATGATGCTGGTCCCGGTCGGTTACTACTTACTGCTCGCGGGCAAGCATTGGAAGCAGCTCCGGAACAAACCTTGGCAGCGAACCAATACCATCGTTGTACTTACGCTGCTTATGGGATGGATTTTGTCGGGAATTGTACTGTGGCAGTTTAAGCTTTCCGGTCCCCGGTGGTCCAATGCCGCACTGTTGGTTCACGATGCGTTGACCTGGGTGGGCCTTCCTTATATGATCTACCATTCGATTACGCGATCCAAGTGGCTTAAGGAGCCCTCTCGAAGAACCATCCGTCCCGTTACCGACGATGCGATTTCCCTTCCTGTTTCAAGTACCAAAGCACCTCCGGCTTCCAAGAGCCAAAAAAGCCAATATCCAGAAAATACCGTACGCCAAGATACGCCACAGCCTGTTTACACACGGCGTTCTTTTCTCAAGACTGCAGTTGGAGCAGGACTTGCCGTTACGCTTGGGCCTACGTTTGTTTCATGGGTCGGAAAAAACCTGAACAGCAGCAACAGCATGGAAGAATTGCTGGCCAACGATCCCAATCGGATGGTACCCGCTCCTCAACCGCACTCTTCCTCCAATCCTCCGATTGGCGGCGGGGCGGAAGGCCGTTTCCGCGTGTATACAGTGACCCCGATCCCTTCATTCTCCAATGAAAACTGGTCTTTCCGCGTCGACGGACTGGTTGAGCATGCGCAGTCATGGAACTGGGAGCAATTCGTCAAGCTTCAGCGGACCGTACAGGTTAGCGATTTTCACTGCGTTACCGGATGGTCGGTGTACAAAAATACGTGGGAGGGCATTCCGCTCAGGCATTTTCTCGCACAGGCCAAAGTCCAACCCGAAGCCCACAGCGTCAAGTTTTATTCCGCCGATGGCGTCTACACCGATGCGATTACCCTTGACCAGGCGCAAATGGATGACATCATGATCGCCGTCATGCATGACGGCAAGCCGATCCCTGCCGATCTGGGCGGTCCGGTACGCCTGATCATCCCGCAAATGTATGCTTATAAGTCGGTAAAATGGCTAAACCGGATTGAGCTGATTTCCGGCGAACATATCGGATATTGGGAGGAACGCGGATATGATAAAGATGCCTGGCTTACAGGAGCGGTCGCCCGCCTTCCAAACATCCGTTGA
- the ligA gene encoding NAD-dependent DNA ligase LigA, giving the protein MDPMHRMEQLVTELNQHNYQYYTLDQPQISDKEYDLLYDELVTLERESGIVLPDSPTQRVGGELLKGFEPHRHLSPLWSLDKAQNMEQLRSWNARVIKLVNDYNSKNPDHPLPAPGYVIELKFDGLTLNLTYTNGELVQASTRGNGTVGEGILAQVKTIKSVPLKIPYTAGTIEVQGEGIMNLSVLSRYNETAAEPLKNARNAAAGALRNLNPKVTAERRLNAYFYNVGYSDNLRFATHQEMMDFLRENRFKVNPSITYFHEFEDVVEQLDAIQENRDQLDYLIDGAVIKITDMRTREVLGYTDKFPRWAVAFKFEAEETTTVLKSVDWNVGRTGKVTPLARVEPVELAGVTVQNCTLNNVGDIERKNLKFALGTRVFIRRSNDVIPEILGKVTEENDGEEIVYPESCPACGFPLEQRGAHLFCNNRLACKPQTVARIAHFASRDAMDIETFSEKTAIQLYDELSVREPAELYTLQFEDLVKLERFGEKKANNLLAALEKSKDRDLASFLYALGIPNTGKTTTKMLADHYRDLHAIMNATVEELIELPDVGGIVAESIVAFFADPFMQAAIEKMLSLGVKAQAPEAPAAVVQDSFFSGKTVVLTGTLHQLTRDEATQRLEALGAKVTGSVSKKTDLVIAGEKAGSKLAKAHDLGIPTIEDEDELVRLLNQG; this is encoded by the coding sequence ATGGATCCGATGCACCGGATGGAGCAACTCGTAACCGAGCTCAATCAGCATAACTACCAGTATTACACGTTGGACCAGCCGCAGATCAGTGACAAGGAGTATGATCTTCTGTACGACGAACTGGTTACGCTGGAACGGGAAAGCGGCATCGTTTTGCCGGATTCGCCTACGCAGCGCGTGGGTGGTGAACTGCTTAAGGGATTTGAACCGCATCGTCATCTATCCCCGCTGTGGAGTTTGGACAAAGCCCAGAACATGGAGCAGCTGAGAAGTTGGAATGCCCGCGTGATCAAGCTGGTGAACGACTACAACAGCAAAAATCCGGATCATCCTCTGCCGGCCCCGGGTTATGTCATTGAGCTGAAATTCGATGGTCTTACCCTGAACCTGACGTATACGAACGGTGAACTCGTTCAGGCATCCACGCGCGGCAACGGCACGGTGGGCGAAGGCATTTTGGCGCAAGTCAAAACGATCAAATCGGTTCCGCTCAAGATCCCATATACGGCGGGAACGATTGAAGTGCAGGGCGAGGGCATCATGAACCTGTCCGTATTGAGCAGATATAACGAGACGGCCGCCGAACCGCTCAAAAATGCGCGTAATGCCGCCGCGGGCGCGCTGCGCAACCTCAATCCGAAGGTCACTGCGGAACGCAGGCTGAATGCTTATTTTTACAATGTCGGGTACTCGGACAATCTTCGGTTCGCCACCCATCAGGAGATGATGGACTTTCTGCGCGAAAACCGTTTCAAAGTAAACCCGTCGATCACATACTTTCATGAGTTCGAGGATGTGGTGGAGCAGCTGGACGCCATTCAGGAAAACAGGGATCAGCTTGATTATCTCATCGATGGGGCGGTCATCAAGATTACGGACATGCGCACCCGCGAAGTGTTGGGATATACGGACAAGTTCCCTCGCTGGGCCGTTGCGTTCAAGTTCGAGGCGGAAGAGACGACGACGGTCCTGAAGTCGGTGGATTGGAACGTAGGACGTACCGGAAAGGTCACGCCGCTCGCACGTGTCGAGCCGGTCGAGCTGGCAGGGGTTACGGTTCAGAACTGCACGTTGAACAACGTGGGGGACATCGAGCGCAAAAACCTGAAATTCGCATTGGGCACGCGCGTGTTCATCCGCCGTTCCAATGACGTCATTCCGGAAATTCTCGGAAAAGTAACCGAAGAAAATGACGGAGAGGAGATCGTCTATCCGGAAAGTTGCCCTGCCTGCGGTTTCCCGCTCGAGCAGCGCGGAGCGCACCTGTTCTGCAACAACCGATTGGCATGCAAACCGCAGACCGTGGCACGCATTGCCCATTTTGCATCCCGTGATGCCATGGATATCGAAACGTTCAGCGAGAAGACAGCCATCCAGCTGTATGACGAATTGAGCGTTCGCGAACCGGCAGAGCTCTATACCCTTCAATTCGAGGATTTGGTGAAGCTGGAGCGGTTCGGCGAGAAAAAGGCGAATAACCTTTTGGCGGCACTGGAGAAAAGCAAGGATCGCGACCTCGCTTCGTTCCTGTATGCCCTGGGCATTCCGAACACCGGTAAAACGACGACAAAAATGCTGGCCGATCATTACCGCGATCTTCATGCGATCATGAACGCTACCGTGGAAGAGCTCATTGAGCTTCCGGACGTGGGCGGCATCGTCGCCGAGAGCATTGTAGCTTTCTTTGCGGACCCGTTCATGCAAGCAGCCATCGAGAAAATGTTGAGCCTTGGCGTCAAGGCTCAGGCTCCGGAAGCTCCGGCGGCCGTTGTGCAGGATTCATTCTTCAGCGGCAAAACGGTGGTGCTTACCGGCACCCTGCATCAACTGACCCGGGACGAGGCTACGCAGCGTCTGGAGGCACTTGGTGCCAAAGTGACCGGCAGCGTATCCAAGAAGACCGATCTGGTCATCGCCGGCGAGAAAGCAGGCAGCAAGCTGGCGAAAGCGCATGATTTGGGCATTCCTACGATCGAGGATGAGGATGAGCTTGTAAGGCTGCTGAATCAAGGATAA